Within the Taeniopygia guttata chromosome 15, bTaeGut7.mat, whole genome shotgun sequence genome, the region CTGCAGTGTGGTGGACACAATAGATAAATACTGCTCCCAGAAAGAGTGGGCCATGAACGTGGGTGATGAGAAAGGTAATTGCAGCAGGAGTCAGCATCTGAAAAGATCCTTCAAGATTAGCACAGTACAGGACATCCGGTTGTATTCACATGGCAACTTCCATCTGCTGCTGCAAAACCCCAACCCACACAGCCTTGTGGGCAGCAGAGTAGTTCTGTGAATAGTTGTGCCTGCTCATGCAGTTGTTTTTGAGGAGGGGTATCCAGTTACTCATCCAAAAAGTCACAGCCCCAAATGTGGGTTTCTGTGTTGTGCACATTGCAAGCGTGTAAGCAGAAAGTGGCAACTTAGGGGAAAAATCTAAGATTGCATTATACCTCACTTTTTACATAGGGTGCCTTCAAGGCATAATTCATTATGTTAAATACTGTCAGATCCTTAACAACCAGATagcaaattgaaaaaaaaaaaagaacttgtGTTTAACTATATGAATTTTGTGTATGCAAGCATAAATTAGAAGTTTCTGTTGAAGGGAGAAATCCTATCCATGTCAGACATTGTTgctatttagaaaataaatcatCTTGTCTCCTAAAGAAAAATATGGgaacaaaagatttttttcatagctgcaggaaagcagcagtcTTTTCAAAAAACTATAGTGGCAAAATGTTAATATGTTCCCTTATGAATTAGAAACAAAAGTACCTCTTGCTGGGAAATTTCTGGGGAGATTTGCTTAGTCTGGGATTAACATAGCTAATGGAAAACAACTGTAAGCATTGTGATAAAAATGCTCTTCTGACATGTGTACAGTTTTTCAAAGTAGCTCCTCAGCATACCTGGCTGGGGTGCTTAGGGGAGCAGAACTGTTGGTCATGGCTGAGTAGGAATACTTAAAGCTCAGAATTTTGAACATTTGTGGTTAAATTCTTAATAATTTCACTCTAGTTTACCTCTGATGGTCTTTCCTCAGATAAAAACCATCAAAGCTTAGGCTCTGAGATTTCAAAAGTGACTACATAACCTCAAGATGCCTCATCATCATATTCATAAACAAATAACACCCAGAAAAATATCCCTTCATGACCATGGCCTAGCATAAAATCCCCTCCGCTACTTTTTGAGTTTAGTTATCTAGTTTCTAGCCATACAAGAGGAAATCCTCACAAATAAATCTCACAAATAAATTCTTTTCTTCAAAAGGACTGAATATAGTCACTGTTACTTTTTTTTGGGAACATTTTCTGTTGTTAACAATTGACTAATGTTTTCCATCTCACAAATTCATGCAGTGAAACCAAATACTTTGCAGCTTTGTaagcagaattttcttttttcctttaaagatgAATATTTGGAATATGAAATTTTATATCAGACTACAGCACATAACATTAGCAACAAACATGAGCACTCAAAATCCAGGACTCATATATTTCACAAATATGGCCAGCTTCTGCACTAAATTCTTGGGAAAAATTACTGCATTTCCCCCTTCTAACATTATAAATTAGTTGATTCAGGGAATTACATAAGTTATATTCAGGGAATACAAGTTAATTTAGGGAATTCCTTACTCAGAAATGTGTATATTGTGAAACTAAGATTTCTTTTAGTTGAAAGTTTGCACTTTAGGACTTAAAATGTCCATAATTAACTTGATCACAGGCCAGTTTGCAAAGGATACATTATATAATTAGACATCAACTCTTAATTTTTGAATGTCCTGAGCAACTGaatacatggattttttttaacgTTTCTTGTCACTAATGTTCTCTTCTGTAAATGAACCAGTATAATTTTGTCAAAAGGTAatcttttcccattttaatcAGGTAAAATTCTAGACAAGACAGTGCAAGAGGCCAATCCATCAGTtgccctggagctgggaacGTACTGTGGCTATTCAGCAGTGAGGATTTCTCGGCTACTGAAGGCAGGAGCTCGTCTGCTCACTGTGGAATTCAACCCAGAATTTGCTGCTATAGCTAAACAAATGATTGAGTTTGCTGGAGTACAAGATAAGGTAAATACCATTTTGTCTGTAACCACTACAGCAAAactggttaatttttttttttttttttgtacccACGGGCCTTATAAATTTAACCAGTATCATGCTTACAGTGCCTGACATCTCACAGCAGGATTTCACTATGTTGCCTTCCAAAAGCCAGAAGAATACTGGGTTTCTCAATATAAACTAAAAGGTACAAATCGGTGTCCAGACTAACTACAAAAAACGGAGCCATAGTCCAATTTGTTACAACAGCTCACAGGAATCAATCATATTATGTGCAGTGGACTTCAAATGAGAAGGATTCACCCAAATCTAGCTGGTGACAGTACCCATACCTAAGTATTGTGCAGTCAGAGGTATCTTGACTCTCTATAGCTGGTTGCGATGCAGGTGTTTCCAGTCTATATCCCCCCCCAGGCTGGGGGATTCATGCCTGAGAAGTGCCTGTCTATTCAGCAGATATCTCACTTCAATGGAGCTGGAAACACTGGAGGAAATAAGTCCCACCAAGGGACATTCTAATGTATTAACTTCTTGAAGAGAACCTGAAGTACCAGTGACATGTAAAACTGCATTTCTCCATCTGACTTAATCTCCTGATCAGCTATGACTCATAAAACAGACATTTCCTTACCACTTTCTTCCTGCTTTCATGGCATATGGTGCttgcctgaaaaaaatccatgtgcagcagctgctttcagTTTAACAGTAGTTACTCCAATAAACCTGCAAGGAAGATGTTAACAGCCTCTGTCCTGTCTCTTCCCTCTACTGGCCATATAAATTCTACATACTGTAGCCTCcatcttttttttaacctaacctgttctctgcatttttttgcTTCCCTTGGACTACAAGACTCAACTGAGATGTAactaaaaaaaagtaattaaaatcaCTGTTTTCAACAGGAGATTTCCATGTTTCCAGTAAAGGTACACATTatacaacaaaaacaacaggtcactttttctgttgttaatttaaaaaccaacaaatccAGACAACCCAAATTCGTATTTTGAAACTTAACTGAGTTggtttgtcaaaaaaaaaaaaaaaaaaaaaaaaggcacatttGATCTAACCCTACCAAATAATTCAACTGACACGATATTGAGCTATAAGCATGATCTCTGATGTCTGGCTACAATTTACAATGAGCTGGGAGCATGTGATTTTTCTTAATGGTTTGCAATTAATCACATGGATTTGTATTTCAGGTAAAACTCCTAGAAGGTCCTTCAGAGGAAATTATCCcccagctaaaaaaaaaatatgaagtgGATACtctggattttgttttcctggacCACTGGAAAGACAGATACACACCAGACACCATCCTGCTTCAGGTCAGTATGCACAATTCCAGTCTTACAAGTAAAGCAGCAAATATCTTCATGTCTGTGAGGCCTCTATTCTTTATGAGGGACCTCATCTGATGTAAAAATGAAGACTGGCAGCCAAAATAGCAGCCTTACAAGGAAAGAGGATTTGAAGGACAGGACCCTAAACTTTTGTTAAGGACAACTGCCAACACTACATAGCTCAGGACTCAGTGAGTACTGCTGAACCGTTCTGTTTCTTGAACATACAGGTGTGCAGTAGAAATCCTACCTGGAGGAGTGCATGGCCTGAGTCTTACACTCCAGGAGTGTGTGCATGGTCACTAACCAGAACTTGacccaaagcccatcctgatCCTGGGAGTGGGTGAGACTTGGGACTGCATATCCCAGCTCCACCTCTAAGATTTCCTCAGTACCCCTTTTTTTGCCTGGGTCTATGGTGCCAGCAGAGCCTCTTGATGAAATATCATTTTGGTGGCATGGCTATGGTAGCAAGGAGTATGACTTGGAGTTCTTACACTCCACCTAATTAATTGGCTGCAAAGCAATGTTAAGAAGAGTGCAGACTGCCCCAGGTAGCCATTTCCCCTAGGGAAATGCTGTCCAACTATATGCCCAGCCCCAAATGTGTAAAAATTATGCTTATTTCTTCCCAAGCTGCCTTAACCCTTACTGTGGGTATTACAAAATAAGTTGGCCATAACATTAGTAGGAAGTGGCAAAGGACTTCTGGATAGGAAGGTATTTTCAGGTGTTAAGTAACTGAGATTGACAACATCTGTACCTATCAACAGCACATACTGATTCTCTCCTAACTAACAGAATTTTCTACAACTGTCTGCTTCTACAGAAGTGccatttttcaattattttcttcacataTAAATCCACTTTTTTTGAGCCTGCCTCTTAGACTGAGAACCTGCCAAATAATTCCTGACCCCTGCCTGAGGACTACAACACTTTTCTGACTCAGCCTCCctgtttttttagttttaagcCCTGTCCTCCAGAAAGctgtctgaaaagaaaatttgtttgGGGTTATGAACAGCTAGTATTGAATTTACACAGCAGTAGCTGAAGAAAACATTCCCTCCGTACAGTTATTTTGTACtcagaaaatgctttcttttaaacTGCCTGTGTAAGGATGACTGAGCTCTTTCCACAGTGCATCCTTATCAGAACTTAGCCTCACAACACAGCCAAAGCAAACAGATGGTTTAGTTCCAAGGCAGTGGTCAATCTGATGCAACTGTGATACAAAGTTTCAAAAAAACTCCTGTGAAATTAAGAggagaaagacaaagaaaaaatcTTCAGATTTTCTCAGATGTCACAAACTTTCTGAATGTATTCTCAGCAGGTATTGCAGTATGAATAATGAATATGAAGTATGAATATATTCAgatgaaatatgtaaatattggAAGTGgtccaaacaaaaaaagccagacATGAAGAGCATCTGAAATCCTGATGACCAGTGGAAAATCCAGAAGCTTTTAAGCTTCTGTAAGCTGTGCAATAGAAACAGACTGGAGAGTATTTGACATGTCTCTAAAATCACTTCTACTGCGCTGACTGGTGTTCAGTCCCCAGAGGCAAGAGCAATAAGCTCAATGGCTTCTGCAGGACACTCATCAACACAACTACTCTCATAGACTGGGAGTGACAAAAAACACCCCATGTTTTGGCTACAGCTACTGCCTGTAACGACAGGATAACAACAAGCTGATTTAGCTACAGACTTTGTTTTAAAACAGCTGGTAAGCCCAGATAAGCAGCTTCTTCTAGACAAAAATTACCAGTAAAAATTAGGTTTTTAGGTTTACTGAGAATAAACATTGCACTTGAAGTGACTATTACAAGTTAGTTATGTCTTGTGGAAATTTGTCAGAGGGATCGTCATTGTGCAAAAACCTTACTTCATGCCCATATCACAAAGAAAATGGCAGAAATTGTtcaagaggaaaggaaaacaagcacaGAAAATCTTTCATTCTTTCAGCAGTTTTGGAGTTTGACAGAGACTGGCCAAGCAGTACATGCTACTCTCAGGTGACCTGAAGAGCTATTACAACGGATTAATACCATattaaaaaagtttttaaacatGAGGCTTGACAGCCGAAACAAAGCAACCCTACTATCATGCAGACATAGCTGGAAACAAGCTCAGGTGCAAAGCACACACTTCCACTTGATTTGGTATTTCAGAATCAGCATCTCTAATGTGCTAATAAACAGGAAAAGTTAGCAAATGACCACAAAGGATCTGAGAGTTACTCAGCTTCTCCCAGGTCTCTCTGACCTTCCAGACCTGTACCACAATGCGTTTTTCGATGCAGGCACTCAAGTACACCTGGTTAACATAAAAGTACATTACATTCAAATCGATGTCTGCTTAACAGCCACTGTGAAGccatttctcttctttctaGGAATGCAACTTGCTGAGGAAGGGCTCAGTTCTTCTGGCTGACAATATAATTTTCCCAGGAGCTCCAGATTTCCTTAATTATGTCCGCAAGAGCCCCCATTTCCAATGCACTAACTACCCATCTCATCTGGAATATATGCAAGTGGAAGATGCAATGGAGAAGGCTGTGTTCTTGGGATAGAGAGAATCATTAATAATCAACTTTTGTTTCAAATTATGTAAATGCAACTGCACAGGTTAACTTGTCTATGCTTTacaggtttttttattattatgatttttttattttggagctTGTCATTAAACAAGCACTAGTGATCTTTTTAGGGAGGTAGAAACCAAAATATGGAGTAAGTTGGGTCTGTGCCACTGTTCCACATTAACTCGGCAAACCCAAGGTGATGCACATTGCTTTGGTTTGACCAACACATCATCAAACAACTGTCTATCACTTTGAGCTCAACTCGAACAACCACAGTTTGGGTTTAGGGTGGAGAAACACACTGCAACTTCTGAAGACTTGTGTTCCCAAGAGTGGAAAAAACAATCCATGTTGCAAGAAAAGACCATTTCATGTGCCCTATTTTTGCTAAATTACTAGCATGCCTCTTGATGCAGTGAAGGCCCCTATTGTGAGATCAGATACTTCTTTGAACATTTACTACAAAAGTTAATCATCTCTATGTGAGAGAAAAGAGCACACAGTGAAAGAAGGCAGACCCATGCAGTGATGAGAAtaacaaaacagaattttgaaaacacaaacaaataaaattaatcatgTGCCCATTCTGAGGCAGGGAAAACTGAAGTAGtaaacagattaaaataaatacagtaacAGGTAACAAAAAGAGCAGACTCTTTCCAAAAGAATACAAAACTACATAGAATTTGACTTTGATAAAATGCTGGGTTTCCCGTCATTATAGTGTACATACATAGTATGTGCTTTTAGGGGTAGGGCAAGCTGCTTTCTCTGCAATGCTGGGTATGTTTAAGATGCTGTATAGAAATAAAGTCCAGAGAAAATGGGTTTTAGCAGGTGGGTCCTGCACACCTTGGTTAACCTCAGTGCTGTTACACCATGTGAATTGTGTGGGTTGTCATTGAGAAGATTCAAAGCCAAATACGAAGTCTCTAACTCACCTGA harbors:
- the COMT gene encoding catechol O-methyltransferase isoform X2 → MLESSSVPLFIVFILLFILLLIVLLIRKNGTAALIWNEIIREKVTNFIMNQSKEQRILNFVLQNAVRGDPCSVVDTIDKYCSQKEWAMNVGDEKGKILDKTVQEANPSVALELGTYCGYSAVRISRLLKAGARLLTVEFNPEFAAIAKQMIEFAGVQDKVKLLEGPSEEIIPQLKKKYEVDTLDFVFLDHWKDRYTPDTILLQECNLLRKGSVLLADNIIFPGAPDFLNYVRKSPHFQCTNYPSHLEYMQVEDAMEKAVFLG
- the COMT gene encoding catechol O-methyltransferase isoform X1, with the protein product MGEMLESSSVPLFIVFILLFILLLIVLLIRKNGTAALIWNEIIREKVTNFIMNQSKEQRILNFVLQNAVRGDPCSVVDTIDKYCSQKEWAMNVGDEKGKILDKTVQEANPSVALELGTYCGYSAVRISRLLKAGARLLTVEFNPEFAAIAKQMIEFAGVQDKVKLLEGPSEEIIPQLKKKYEVDTLDFVFLDHWKDRYTPDTILLQECNLLRKGSVLLADNIIFPGAPDFLNYVRKSPHFQCTNYPSHLEYMQVEDAMEKAVFLG